In one Alphaproteobacteria bacterium SS10 genomic region, the following are encoded:
- a CDS encoding FAD-binding protein: MAVLIIAEHMDGELKPATLNAVTAGKALDSDIHVLVAGSGTQTVADAAAKVDGVAKVLHADSAELENALAENMAPVIADLASGYSHVLMTATTTGKNIMPRVAALLDTQQISDISGIESADTFKRPIYAGNAIATVQSSDAIKVITVRGTAFDAAAAEGGSAAIEAVASKGDAGLSSYVGSELSESDRPELTAADIVISGGRGLGSSESFDLLEPIADKLGAAIGASRAAVDAGYVPNDYQVGQTGKVVAPNLYIAVGISGAIQHLAGMKDSKVIVAINKDEEAPIFQVADYGLVADLFEALPALDSELAKAL; the protein is encoded by the coding sequence ATGGCTGTTCTCATCATCGCTGAACATATGGACGGGGAACTGAAACCCGCCACCCTGAACGCCGTCACCGCCGGTAAGGCCCTCGACAGCGACATCCATGTTCTGGTTGCCGGTTCTGGCACCCAGACCGTGGCCGATGCCGCCGCCAAGGTTGATGGTGTTGCTAAGGTTCTCCATGCCGATAGCGCTGAGCTTGAAAATGCTCTGGCGGAAAACATGGCGCCTGTGATTGCCGATTTGGCCTCTGGTTACAGCCACGTGCTGATGACCGCGACCACGACCGGCAAGAACATCATGCCTCGCGTTGCCGCCCTGCTCGACACACAGCAGATCAGCGACATTTCCGGCATTGAGAGTGCGGACACCTTTAAGCGTCCAATCTATGCCGGTAACGCCATTGCAACCGTGCAATCGAGCGATGCGATTAAAGTCATCACGGTCCGTGGCACCGCCTTTGACGCTGCAGCGGCTGAGGGTGGCAGTGCTGCCATTGAGGCCGTTGCCTCTAAAGGTGATGCGGGTCTTTCGAGCTACGTCGGTTCCGAGCTTTCTGAGAGTGACCGCCCAGAACTCACCGCCGCCGATATTGTCATCTCAGGCGGTCGTGGCCTGGGATCGAGCGAGAGCTTTGACCTGCTGGAGCCGATTGCAGACAAGCTGGGTGCCGCCATTGGCGCATCCCGTGCGGCGGTTGATGCCGGCTATGTGCCGAATGACTATCAGGTTGGTCAGACCGGTAAAGTCGTGGCGCCAAACCTCTACATCGCCGTTGGCATCTCTGGCGCTATTCAGCACCTTGCCGGGATGAAGGACAGCAAGGTCATTGTCGCCATCAATAAGGACGAGGAAGCGCCAATCTTCCAGGTCGCCGATTATGGCCTGGTTGCGGATCTGTTTGAGGCACTCCCAGCCCTTGATAGCGAGCTCGCCAAGGCCCTGTAA
- a CDS encoding DUF4743 domain-containing protein → MTTELASGFQRHIDRLNDFSAADRQPLRIGGEAIGWLGPQTAAALLSAGLIVEGEGYALPNQQDGDPEARTVALAAIAEHLVGEGLMGDLRGEIYKVCQAWDALSLASIDRRAIPHLGLPSYGVHVNGVVRTERGIEMWIATRALDREVEPGKLDNMIAGGQPGDLSLMENLIKEAEEEAGVAANLANQAQQVATLTYRHGEGAERVKNDTIFAYDLWLPEDFVPVNTDGEVHSFERLPVEEVAQLVHDTDRFKPNCNLVIIDFVRRLTPELATQS, encoded by the coding sequence ATGACCACAGAACTGGCCTCTGGGTTTCAGCGGCATATCGATCGCCTAAACGATTTCAGCGCGGCTGACCGCCAGCCACTCCGTATCGGTGGTGAGGCGATTGGTTGGCTTGGGCCCCAGACCGCAGCTGCTTTGCTATCTGCTGGTTTGATCGTTGAGGGTGAGGGCTATGCCCTACCAAACCAGCAAGACGGTGACCCTGAGGCGCGAACGGTGGCACTGGCTGCAATTGCTGAACACCTGGTCGGTGAAGGCCTCATGGGCGATTTGCGTGGTGAGATTTATAAGGTCTGCCAGGCGTGGGATGCATTGTCCCTGGCCAGTATCGATCGTCGTGCGATCCCGCATCTGGGTCTGCCCAGCTATGGCGTGCATGTGAACGGCGTGGTCCGGACAGAGCGCGGCATCGAGATGTGGATTGCCACCCGCGCCCTAGATCGTGAGGTTGAGCCAGGCAAGCTCGACAACATGATTGCTGGCGGCCAACCTGGTGACCTTAGCCTTATGGAGAACCTGATTAAGGAAGCGGAGGAGGAGGCCGGTGTTGCAGCAAACCTGGCCAACCAGGCGCAGCAGGTGGCGACCCTAACCTACCGGCATGGTGAGGGGGCTGAGCGGGTGAAGAACGACACCATCTTTGCCTATGACCTTTGGCTGCCCGAAGACTTCGTGCCGGTGAATACCGATGGTGAGGTTCATAGCTTTGAGCGGCTGCCGGTCGAAGAGGTTGCCCAGCTAGTTCACGACACGGATCGCTTCAAACCAAACTGCAATCTGGTCATCATCGACTTTGTTCGTCGGCTAACCCCGGAGTTAGCGACCCAATCTTGA
- a CDS encoding TIGR02302 family protein yields MNNPFRTDRETSFRYDEQPRVVKPAVTPELDPQLVRQQQVLSLLPIHRRILTTIALWFEAVWPMLQLPVALLLTWLGLATLGVFEGYPGSGLLALALTIGAAVYTFLRRTSLWHKPDGHDLLRRVEQDNALANRPLTTLTDAPATSGDPVAKALWLKHLASIRKGLTARLTTTVPKTDIARRDPVALRFIAILLAAIGLMIAGSDAERRITNALTFTPVDFSLASAPTNLDAWIAPPDYTGLPPIFLTRAGAEDEEGVNTDDLIAVPSGSIVYARASGERLSVERPPTVLLNGEEIAFEMADPGQFQLTLPIELSDLQLAVAPSEDESGSSEDTNRVTASIQFEARGKELGEWELLVLEDQPPSIVMSDVPTANENQVVEIPYAALDDYGLVRTDAILMLIPEVEGKDIPPTIDRSLGQAIDGQSLGARITTTAREDLIAHPWAGLEVDIQVRAEDALGQTAVSEVERMTLPMRQFTNEVAREIIAHRQTLTLKPITGRDPVIEAMRELGADTDRFGEDPVMIVGLAALATRLRIDMTDEGVSSSQELMWELALRLEDGELGIARRALERAADALADALENDSDLAEQELAELMEEYEAALEEFLQTLQHEMLERFANGEELPEFSPDADFTDLGQLREMLEQMRDMAETGSLDAAREMLAQMEEMLDQMRNAQPPPEETEEQRELRELAERIQELTQDQEELMDDTFRGRPADPIDALRDQLPTGALPPALLEQLQRMPNSLLGDNQSPGERSEQAQRRAEQNLSRSFEQEALRRQLGDIMLDLSDLTDDLPENLGDAERAMSDSAGNLRSNQTARALQSMGEAIEELQELQNDVEDQANQGMAGGPGGQPSLRFGRVPSQRRAPGTEQGLDPLGREPEQDGFGTGSDVEIPSESDVQRARSILEELRRRAGEFERPEEELDYIERLLDRF; encoded by the coding sequence TTGAACAACCCGTTCCGAACAGATCGCGAGACGAGCTTTCGCTATGATGAGCAGCCACGGGTGGTGAAACCAGCGGTGACGCCGGAATTGGACCCACAGCTGGTGCGTCAGCAGCAGGTTCTAAGCCTGCTGCCAATCCACCGACGTATCCTGACCACCATCGCCCTATGGTTTGAGGCGGTTTGGCCCATGCTGCAGCTGCCGGTTGCCCTGTTGCTGACCTGGCTGGGCTTGGCAACGCTCGGCGTTTTCGAGGGTTATCCCGGTTCTGGCCTGCTGGCCCTGGCCCTAACCATCGGCGCGGCCGTCTATACCTTCCTGCGCCGCACCTCCCTTTGGCATAAGCCGGATGGCCATGATCTGTTACGCCGAGTTGAGCAGGATAACGCCCTCGCCAACCGACCTCTGACTACATTAACCGATGCACCTGCGACCAGCGGTGATCCGGTTGCCAAAGCCCTATGGCTGAAGCACCTGGCCAGCATCCGCAAAGGCCTAACCGCCAGGCTGACAACAACGGTGCCCAAAACCGATATTGCACGCCGCGACCCGGTCGCCCTCCGGTTTATTGCCATACTGTTGGCGGCAATTGGCTTGATGATCGCCGGTAGCGATGCTGAACGGCGGATTACCAACGCCCTTACCTTTACGCCGGTTGATTTCAGCCTTGCCTCCGCACCAACAAACCTGGACGCCTGGATTGCGCCGCCGGACTACACCGGCCTCCCCCCGATCTTCCTGACCCGCGCGGGTGCAGAGGACGAGGAGGGCGTAAACACAGATGACCTGATCGCTGTGCCGAGCGGCAGCATCGTCTACGCCAGGGCGAGTGGTGAGCGCCTCAGTGTCGAGCGACCACCGACAGTCCTGCTTAATGGCGAAGAGATTGCCTTTGAGATGGCTGATCCTGGTCAGTTCCAGCTGACCCTGCCGATTGAGTTAAGTGACCTCCAGCTCGCAGTGGCACCTAGCGAGGATGAGAGCGGATCGAGTGAGGACACAAACCGGGTTACCGCGTCGATCCAGTTTGAGGCGCGCGGCAAAGAGTTGGGTGAGTGGGAGTTACTGGTTCTCGAGGACCAGCCGCCATCGATTGTCATGAGCGATGTGCCCACGGCAAATGAGAACCAGGTTGTTGAGATACCCTATGCGGCCCTTGATGATTACGGGCTGGTCCGTACCGATGCGATCTTAATGTTGATCCCAGAGGTGGAAGGCAAAGATATCCCGCCGACGATTGATCGCTCTCTTGGCCAGGCAATTGACGGCCAATCCTTGGGCGCTCGCATCACCACAACAGCCCGCGAGGATCTGATCGCACACCCCTGGGCCGGCCTTGAGGTTGATATCCAGGTTCGGGCTGAGGATGCCTTGGGGCAAACCGCTGTTAGCGAGGTCGAACGCATGACCCTGCCCATGCGCCAATTTACCAATGAGGTGGCGCGCGAGATCATTGCACACCGCCAAACCTTGACCCTCAAGCCAATCACCGGGCGCGACCCTGTGATTGAGGCGATGCGTGAGCTTGGTGCGGATACCGATCGCTTTGGCGAAGACCCGGTCATGATTGTGGGCCTGGCCGCCCTCGCGACCCGGCTTCGGATCGATATGACGGATGAGGGCGTAAGCTCTTCCCAGGAACTGATGTGGGAGTTGGCCCTACGGCTTGAGGATGGCGAGCTTGGCATTGCCCGCCGAGCGCTAGAACGGGCAGCCGACGCCCTTGCCGATGCGCTGGAAAACGATAGTGACCTCGCTGAGCAAGAGCTTGCTGAGCTGATGGAAGAGTATGAGGCCGCGCTTGAGGAGTTCTTACAAACCCTGCAGCACGAGATGCTGGAGCGGTTTGCCAATGGTGAGGAACTGCCTGAGTTCTCGCCCGATGCTGATTTCACCGATCTAGGTCAACTGCGCGAGATGCTTGAGCAGATGCGTGACATGGCCGAGACCGGCTCACTAGATGCCGCGCGTGAGATGCTGGCGCAGATGGAAGAGATGCTCGACCAAATGCGCAATGCGCAGCCACCGCCAGAAGAAACCGAAGAACAGCGGGAGCTGCGCGAACTGGCTGAGCGCATTCAGGAACTGACCCAGGACCAAGAAGAGTTAATGGATGATACCTTCCGCGGCCGCCCGGCGGATCCCATCGATGCCCTTCGCGACCAGCTTCCAACCGGTGCCCTTCCACCTGCCTTGCTAGAACAGCTGCAGCGGATGCCAAACTCCCTGCTTGGCGATAACCAAAGCCCAGGTGAGCGGTCAGAACAGGCCCAACGCCGTGCTGAACAGAACCTATCCCGCTCTTTTGAGCAGGAAGCACTGCGTCGACAGCTGGGCGATATCATGCTCGACCTGTCCGACCTGACTGATGATCTGCCTGAGAACCTTGGCGATGCCGAGCGGGCCATGTCAGACAGCGCGGGCAACCTGCGCAGCAACCAAACGGCCCGGGCCCTACAATCAATGGGCGAGGCCATCGAAGAGCTGCAGGAACTGCAAAACGATGTGGAAGATCAGGCCAATCAAGGCATGGCTGGCGGCCCCGGTGGCCAACCGTCCCTCCGCTTCGGTCGTGTGCCTTCACAGCGCCGGGCACCTGGCACTGAGCAAGGCCTCGACCCGCTAGGCCGGGAGCCTGAGCAAGACGGGTTTGGCACCGGTAGTGATGTGGAAATCCCAAGCGAGAGCGATGTTCAACGGGCCCGCTCAATCCTGGAAGAGCTACGCCGCCGCGCTGGCGAATTTGAACGCCCAGAAGAAGAACTCGACTATATCGAGCGCTTACTAGATCGGTTCTAA
- the argH gene encoding argininosuccinate lyase has protein sequence MSDPSSNDTKPAQTDGNTMWGGRFAGGPSAIMEAINASINFDKQLARQDIAGSRAHVNMLAATDIVSTEDRDAILGGLDQIAAEIAAGDFEFRADLEDIHMNIEARLSAIIGPAAGRLHTARSRNDQVATDFRLWVRDAFDRLDEQLTGLIAILLDRAEAEAATTMPGFTHLQVAQPVTLGHHLMAYVEMFHRDRDRARAARKRHNECPLGAAALAGTAFPIDRHMTAQTLGFAGPTANSLDSVSSRDFAADYLATVAIAMTHLSRLAEEIVLWCTPQFGFITLSDAFTTGSSIMPQKRNPDAAELIRGKTGRTFGTLVGLLTVMKGLPLAYSKDMQEDKEPVFDAEATITLALAAMTGMIGDLTVNRDAMAAAAGHGFATATDLADWLVRSLNMPFRNAHHVTGQLVAMAEQRGCDLAELSLADMQSVESGITDEIFGVLTVTASVESRTSHGGTSPIKVGEAITAARAREASLNS, from the coding sequence ATGTCTGACCCTTCCTCCAACGACACAAAACCGGCCCAAACCGATGGTAACACCATGTGGGGCGGCCGATTTGCCGGTGGTCCTAGCGCTATAATGGAGGCGATTAACGCATCGATCAATTTCGATAAGCAGTTGGCGCGACAGGATATCGCCGGTTCTCGCGCACATGTGAACATGTTAGCGGCGACTGATATCGTCAGCACTGAGGATCGGGACGCCATTTTGGGCGGCTTGGACCAGATCGCAGCAGAGATCGCCGCCGGTGATTTTGAGTTCCGGGCGGATCTCGAAGATATTCATATGAATATTGAGGCACGGCTTAGCGCCATTATCGGCCCGGCGGCGGGTCGCCTTCATACCGCACGCTCCCGCAATGATCAGGTGGCCACCGATTTCCGGCTTTGGGTGCGCGATGCCTTTGACCGCCTTGATGAGCAGCTAACTGGCCTGATCGCCATCCTCCTCGACCGTGCGGAGGCCGAGGCCGCCACGACAATGCCGGGTTTCACCCATTTACAAGTGGCGCAACCGGTTACCCTGGGCCATCACCTGATGGCCTATGTTGAGATGTTCCACCGGGATCGGGATCGCGCCCGCGCCGCACGGAAGCGTCACAATGAATGCCCCCTGGGTGCTGCCGCACTTGCCGGTACGGCATTCCCAATTGATCGGCATATGACCGCCCAAACCCTGGGCTTTGCTGGTCCCACAGCAAATTCTCTAGATTCCGTATCCTCCCGGGATTTCGCCGCTGACTATCTAGCCACGGTGGCGATTGCGATGACCCATCTGTCACGCCTGGCTGAGGAGATTGTACTTTGGTGTACGCCCCAGTTCGGCTTCATTACCCTATCGGATGCGTTCACCACCGGCTCCTCCATCATGCCGCAGAAGCGGAACCCCGATGCCGCTGAGCTTATCCGCGGTAAAACCGGGCGTACGTTCGGTACGTTGGTTGGTTTGCTGACCGTGATGAAGGGCCTGCCACTCGCCTATTCAAAGGATATGCAGGAAGACAAAGAGCCGGTCTTTGATGCCGAGGCCACCATCACCCTGGCCTTGGCCGCCATGACTGGCATGATTGGCGATCTAACCGTCAACCGGGATGCCATGGCCGCCGCCGCCGGGCATGGCTTTGCGACCGCCACTGACCTCGCTGATTGGCTGGTCCGCAGCCTGAACATGCCGTTTCGGAACGCCCACCACGTGACCGGGCAGCTAGTTGCCATGGCAGAGCAGCGCGGTTGCGACTTGGCAGAGCTGTCGCTGGCCGATATGCAAAGCGTAGAGTCTGGGATCACAGACGAGATTTTTGGCGTCTTAACCGTGACCGCCAGTGTTGAAAGCCGCACCAGCCATGGCGGCACCTCACCCATTAAGGTAGGTGAGGCCATCACGGCGGCCCGTGCGCGTGAAGCGTCACTAAACAGCTAA
- a CDS encoding TlpA family protein disulfide reductase, protein MIGMTRSFGRRRPRRGYRFHFSHAIFFTLGLIGIGAIAIALLPVAAENIELPMPDGLDQFTLDYKGLPPPNAIIQATDGSTGQLTSFTGKIHLVNIWATWCPPCIVELPSLERLQTHFPREQFEVVAVSVDAEGWPAINRFHETHGLNLPVYLDMSGPVLSELEYFSLPTTILLDENGVEIGRQPGVAIWDSNRAIHLIERAIEGSL, encoded by the coding sequence ATGATTGGCATGACACGCAGCTTCGGTCGACGTCGGCCTCGTCGCGGTTATCGCTTCCATTTCTCGCACGCGATCTTCTTCACGCTTGGCTTGATCGGCATTGGGGCGATTGCGATCGCTTTGCTACCGGTGGCGGCTGAGAACATTGAGCTGCCGATGCCCGATGGGTTGGATCAGTTCACCCTTGATTACAAAGGTCTGCCACCACCGAATGCGATTATTCAGGCAACCGATGGCAGTACCGGTCAGCTGACCAGTTTTACCGGGAAAATCCATCTAGTGAACATCTGGGCGACATGGTGCCCGCCTTGTATCGTTGAACTGCCAAGCTTAGAGCGGCTGCAGACCCATTTTCCGCGTGAACAGTTCGAGGTTGTTGCTGTTTCTGTCGATGCGGAGGGCTGGCCCGCCATCAATCGGTTCCATGAAACCCATGGTTTGAACCTGCCCGTTTATCTCGACATGTCTGGTCCGGTCTTGAGTGAGCTGGAGTATTTCAGCCTGCCCACGACGATTCTGCTTGATGAGAATGGCGTTGAGATTGGTCGCCAGCCTGGCGTTGCAATCTGGGATAGTAATCGGGCTATTCACCTGATTGAACGCGCGATTGAGGGATCGCTTTAG
- a CDS encoding electron transfer flavoprotein subunit beta/FixA family protein, with amino-acid sequence MKVLVPVKRVVDYNVKIRVKADGSGVETANVKMSINPFDEIAVEEAVRLKEAGKVEEIVAVSLGVQQCQETLRTAMAMGADRGILVQTDDTLEPLAVAKALKALVDKEQPQLVILGKQAIDDDSNQTGQMLAALLGWGQATFASKVELDSDKATVTREIDGGLQTVEVKLPAIISTDLRLNEPRYASLPNIMKAKKKPLDTMTPADLGIDTAPRLTLVKVEEPPKREGGGKVSSIEELVDKLKNEAKVIG; translated from the coding sequence ATGAAGGTGCTGGTTCCCGTCAAACGGGTCGTCGATTACAACGTCAAAATTCGGGTTAAGGCTGATGGCAGCGGTGTTGAAACCGCCAATGTCAAAATGTCGATAAACCCATTCGATGAGATTGCGGTTGAAGAGGCCGTGCGCTTGAAGGAAGCGGGCAAGGTCGAAGAGATCGTCGCCGTTAGCCTGGGCGTTCAGCAATGCCAGGAAACACTCCGCACCGCGATGGCGATGGGCGCCGATCGTGGGATCCTGGTACAGACCGACGATACGCTTGAGCCGCTGGCCGTTGCCAAGGCGCTCAAGGCCCTCGTGGATAAGGAACAGCCACAGCTGGTCATCCTGGGTAAACAAGCCATCGATGATGACAGCAACCAGACGGGGCAGATGCTCGCCGCGCTGCTTGGTTGGGGTCAGGCGACCTTCGCCTCCAAGGTTGAACTCGACAGCGATAAAGCGACCGTCACCCGTGAGATTGATGGCGGCCTGCAAACCGTTGAGGTCAAGCTGCCGGCGATCATCAGCACCGATCTGCGCCTGAATGAGCCGCGCTATGCGTCCCTGCCAAACATCATGAAGGCGAAGAAGAAGCCGCTGGACACCATGACCCCGGCTGATCTGGGCATTGATACCGCCCCTCGCCTCACCCTGGTGAAGGTGGAAGAACCGCCAAAGCGTGAAGGTGGCGGTAAAGTCAGCTCAATCGAAGAGCTGGTCGACAAACTCAAGAACGAAGCAAAGGTGATCGGATAA
- the lysA gene encoding diaminopimelate decarboxylase encodes MTAPNATAAVTDGAFQPLAPGFDAAGTLGYQNGVLTIDGVSAAELADQHGTPAYILSQRAVERAYGELSDALNAAMDRGQDGPPRKRRICYAVKANANHALLTALARKGAGADVVSIGEAKLALKAGFKAADIVFSGVGKHPNEITEAIQLGIGQINAESVEEIAVIERCAAAIDGQATVALRVNPEVDARTHAKISTGKKGDKFGIPIDEIISAYHHLAAQSHLKAGGLAVHIGSQITDPEPFRQAFKKIADLVTEIRSAGVELDHLDLGGGLGIRYKDETPIEPAGWAAAIADIALPLGCDVTVEPGRYIAGPAGLLLAEVLYVKTAADRTIIILDASMSELIRPSLYEAWHEIIPVKEPAPGVALEPVDLVGPVCESGDTFAQARKMPPLAVGDRVAFLTAGAYASVMASTYNARPLPPEIVVAEGKHHAVRPRLDFSELAKAQTLPDWL; translated from the coding sequence ATGACCGCGCCTAACGCCACTGCCGCCGTGACCGACGGCGCCTTTCAGCCCTTAGCGCCCGGTTTTGATGCCGCTGGCACGCTCGGCTACCAAAACGGCGTGCTGACCATTGATGGTGTGTCAGCAGCCGAGCTTGCCGATCAACATGGCACCCCCGCCTACATCCTGTCCCAGCGGGCGGTTGAGCGTGCCTATGGCGAACTATCTGATGCGCTAAACGCAGCCATGGATCGCGGGCAAGATGGCCCGCCGCGCAAGCGCCGCATCTGTTATGCGGTGAAGGCGAATGCCAATCACGCCCTGCTCACGGCCTTGGCCCGTAAAGGGGCTGGTGCTGATGTGGTCTCAATTGGTGAGGCCAAACTGGCTCTCAAGGCCGGGTTTAAAGCGGCAGACATCGTCTTCTCCGGTGTCGGCAAGCACCCGAATGAGATTACCGAGGCGATCCAGCTCGGCATTGGTCAGATCAATGCCGAGTCCGTTGAAGAGATCGCGGTGATTGAGCGATGTGCCGCGGCTATCGACGGCCAGGCCACCGTTGCCCTCCGTGTTAATCCCGAGGTGGATGCCCGCACCCACGCCAAGATTTCGACCGGCAAGAAGGGTGATAAGTTTGGCATCCCGATCGATGAGATCATTAGTGCCTACCACCATCTGGCCGCCCAGTCTCATTTGAAGGCTGGCGGGTTGGCCGTCCATATCGGCTCCCAGATCACTGATCCGGAGCCCTTCCGCCAGGCGTTCAAGAAAATCGCCGATCTGGTTACCGAGATCCGTAGCGCTGGCGTTGAGCTCGACCACCTAGATTTGGGCGGCGGCCTTGGCATTCGATACAAGGACGAAACCCCGATTGAACCGGCTGGCTGGGCCGCCGCAATTGCGGATATTGCCCTGCCCCTCGGTTGTGATGTCACGGTGGAACCCGGCCGCTATATCGCAGGCCCTGCGGGATTGCTGCTAGCAGAGGTGCTGTACGTAAAAACGGCGGCCGACCGGACGATCATCATTCTCGATGCCTCAATGTCTGAATTGATCCGGCCCAGTCTTTATGAGGCTTGGCATGAGATTATTCCGGTTAAGGAACCGGCGCCTGGCGTCGCGTTAGAGCCGGTCGATCTCGTCGGCCCGGTTTGTGAGAGTGGCGATACCTTTGCCCAGGCACGCAAGATGCCGCCCCTAGCTGTTGGTGATCGGGTCGCGTTCTTAACCGCCGGCGCCTATGCCAGTGTGATGGCATCCACCTACAACGCCCGCCCATTGCCGCCGGAGATTGTGGTCGCAGAGGGTAAACACCACGCTGTTAGGCCGCGCCTGGACTTCAGCGAGCTGGCCAAGGCCCAAACCCTGCCAGATTGGCTCTGA
- the gluQRS gene encoding tRNA glutamyl-Q(34) synthetase GluQRS — protein MTKLRFAPSPSGRLHLGHAYSALFTWREAERLGGEVLLRIEDIDHTRCRAEHIAGIEEDLAWLSLSWPTPVRRQSDYLPDYAQRLEQLKSMGVVYPCFCTRAEIRAEIERSAGAPHGSEGPLYPGTCRDLPKAEADKRIANGDSHAWRINLAKALSALPDGAELSWHDLTAGKVEALPELLGDAVLARKDIGTSYHMAVVHDDALQGITHVTRGKDLWDATHLHVLLQKLLDLPTPLYHHHDLVTDEDGQRLATRDQARTLLSMRENGVSLSDLQQMLAGF, from the coding sequence ATGACAAAACTTCGCTTTGCCCCCTCACCCAGCGGTCGCTTGCATCTGGGCCATGCCTATTCAGCGCTCTTCACCTGGCGTGAGGCTGAACGGCTGGGCGGCGAAGTTTTACTGCGGATTGAGGATATCGATCACACCCGTTGCCGGGCTGAACATATTGCCGGGATCGAGGAGGATTTGGCCTGGCTCAGCCTTAGCTGGCCAACACCAGTACGACGACAATCAGATTATCTTCCTGACTATGCCCAGCGGTTAGAACAGTTGAAGTCCATGGGCGTGGTCTATCCCTGCTTCTGCACCCGGGCAGAGATTCGCGCGGAGATTGAGCGCAGTGCCGGTGCCCCCCATGGCAGCGAGGGCCCGCTTTATCCAGGCACCTGCCGGGACTTGCCAAAAGCGGAGGCGGATAAACGCATCGCCAATGGCGATAGCCATGCCTGGCGCATCAACCTTGCTAAAGCTCTCTCCGCACTGCCGGACGGCGCCGAGTTATCCTGGCATGACCTAACAGCAGGTAAGGTTGAGGCACTGCCAGAGCTTCTCGGTGACGCGGTCCTCGCCCGCAAAGATATTGGCACCAGCTACCATATGGCCGTTGTTCATGATGACGCCCTGCAAGGCATCACCCATGTGACACGGGGTAAGGATTTATGGGACGCCACCCATCTTCATGTGCTGCTGCAGAAGCTTCTGGACCTGCCCACTCCGCTCTATCACCACCACGATCTCGTGACGGATGAGGATGGCCAACGCCTGGCAACACGGGATCAGGCCCGAACACTCTTATCCATGCGAGAAAACGGCGTGTCATTGAGTGACCTGCAACAAATGCTGGCCGGATTCTAA
- a CDS encoding twin transmembrane helix small protein, which produces MKTVFFVLMLIAMMGALVSLAIGLFGMAQGGDFARKHGNNLMRLRILFQGAALLFFALAVMFP; this is translated from the coding sequence ATGAAGACAGTCTTTTTTGTCCTGATGTTGATCGCCATGATGGGGGCCTTGGTCTCCCTGGCTATTGGCCTGTTCGGCATGGCCCAGGGTGGCGATTTCGCCCGCAAGCACGGCAACAACCTGATGCGCCTTCGCATCCTATTCCAAGGCGCAGCGCTGCTGTTTTTTGCGTTGGCGGTTATGTTTCCGTAA
- a CDS encoding TlpA family protein disulfide reductase has protein sequence MAGTQNRSIFGRATCGLTMGVAASFIAFGAAMGSAVAETGQAPTQLAAATDLIEQARAAAVGEMEAFLVYDEPIPMPDVAIADEAGNPVKLSQFKGRVVLLNVWATWCKPCIAEMPSLNALQERAGGAEFDVLPLSLDKGPAVVQQFYEELNLHHLLIFLDANGSAIGDLDVSGLPTSILIDHRGRAVGRLTGDADWNADEVIKLVGTYVRAARQDQGS, from the coding sequence ATGGCTGGTACTCAAAATCGATCAATCTTTGGCCGCGCTACTTGCGGCCTGACAATGGGCGTGGCCGCTAGCTTTATCGCATTCGGGGCCGCCATGGGTAGTGCGGTTGCGGAAACGGGGCAAGCGCCAACTCAGCTTGCCGCCGCGACAGATTTGATTGAGCAGGCCCGCGCCGCCGCTGTTGGCGAGATGGAAGCCTTCCTGGTCTATGACGAGCCGATCCCGATGCCCGATGTGGCAATCGCGGATGAGGCGGGCAATCCCGTTAAGTTGAGCCAGTTTAAGGGCCGTGTGGTTTTGCTGAATGTCTGGGCCACCTGGTGCAAGCCTTGTATTGCCGAGATGCCTTCCCTTAACGCCCTGCAAGAGCGGGCAGGCGGTGCCGAATTTGATGTGCTGCCTCTCTCACTCGATAAGGGCCCGGCCGTGGTTCAGCAGTTCTATGAAGAGTTGAACCTCCATCATCTGCTGATTTTCCTGGACGCCAACGGTTCTGCCATTGGTGATTTGGACGTCTCAGGCCTGCCAACCAGCATTTTGATCGACCACCGAGGCCGCGCGGTCGGCCGGTTAACCGGTGATGCTGACTGGAATGCCGATGAGGTGATTAAGCTGGTCGGTACCTATGTCCGTGCTGCCAGACAGGACCAGGGGAGCTAG